One genomic segment of Brassica napus cultivar Da-Ae chromosome A3, Da-Ae, whole genome shotgun sequence includes these proteins:
- the LOC106429850 gene encoding glycosyltransferase BC10, with translation MQTISRVLQEGKENGILVRTGQYKSFRPKLLLLLGLFLAVLVTIFIISVSTINSTGLHSVVTTVTSTFVPCREDEPNSLGKWIQPPTVLMHNMTDEELLWRASLWPRRKGYPFKRVPKIAFMFLTKGPLPLASLWERFLKGHKGLYSVYVHPDPSFNAKFPADSVFYKRQIPSQVAEWGRMTMCDAEKRLLANALLDISNEWFVLVSESCIPLYNFTTIYTYLSQSKHSFIGAVDDPGPFGRGRYNDNMEPEVPITKWRKGPQWFELDRDLAATIVKDALYHHKFREFCRPACYSDEHYFPTMLTIEKPTALANRSVTWTDWSRGGPHPATFGRSDITEEFFGKIFDGENCSYNGRNTSMCYLFARKFAPSALEPLLHIAPKIMGF, from the exons ATGCAGACTATCTCTAGGGTTCTACAAGAAGGTAAAGAGAACGGAATCTTGGTTAGGACAGGACAGTATAAGTCGTTTAGACCCAAACTGCTTCTTCTCCTAGGTCTTTTTCTTGCTGTTCTTGTCACTATCTTCATCATCAGTGTCTCTACAATCAACTCCACTGGACTACATAGTGTAGTAACCACGGTCACTTCCACCTTTGTCCCATGCCGTGAAGACGAACCGAACAGTTTAGGTAAATGGATACAACCTCCTACGGTTCTGATGCACAACATGACCGATGAAGAGCTTCTTTGGCGTGCCTCTCTATGGCCTCGGAGAAAAGGATATCCGTTTAAAAGGGTTCCAAAGATTGCGTTTATGTTCTTGACCAAAGGCCCCTTGCCACTTGCTTCGCTTTGGGAGAGGTTCTTGAAGGGTCACAAGGGGCTTTACTCTGTTTACGTTCATCCGGATCCGTCTTTTAATGCCAAGTTTCCAGCTGATTCTGTTTTCTACAAGAGGCAGATACCGAGTCAG GTTGCAGAATGGGGGAGAATGACCATGTGCGATGCAGAGAAGCGGCTCCTCGCCAACGCGCTTCTCGATATCTCCAACGAATGGTTTGTCCTAGTCTCAGAGTCGTGCATCCCACTCTACAACTTCACAACAATCTACACCTACTTAAGCCAATCAAAACACAGCTTCATCGGTGCTGTTGACGACCCTGGACCTTTCGGTCGAGGCCGGTACAACGACAACATGGAGCCTGAAGTTCCCATCACCAAGTGGCGAAAAGGGCCACAATGGTTTGAGCTAGACCGGGACCTGGCAGCTACCATTGTGAAAGACGCATTGTATCACCATAAATTCAGAGAGTTTTGTAGGCCTGCTTGCTATTCAGACGAGCATTATTTCCCTACGATGCTGACTATTGAGAAACCGACGGCGTTGGCTAACCGGAGCGTGACGTGGACGGACTGGTCTAGAGGCGGGCCCCACCCGGCTACGTTTGGGAGGTCGGATATTACAGAGGAGTTCTTTGGAAAGATCTTTGATGGAGAGAACTGCAGTTACAATGGTCGTAACACTTCCATGTGTTATCTTTTCGCGAGGAAGTTTGCTCCTAGTGCTTTAGAGCCGCTGCTCCACATTGCTCCCAAGATTATGGGGTTTTGA
- the LOC106443059 gene encoding glycosyltransferase BC10-like: protein MRSMVVQLEEGKENGISVRTEQYKSFRPQLLLVLGLFLAGVVTIFIISTNKYTGLQSVVTTVTSSFVPRREEEPDGLSKWIQPPGVLMHNMSDEELLWRASFWPRRKGYPFKRVPKIAFMFLTRGPLPLASLWERFLKGHKGLYSVYIHPHPSYTAKFPADSVFYQRQIPSQLAQWGRMNMCEAERRLLANALLDISNEWFVLVSESCIPLFNFTTIYTYLSQSKHSFMDAFDDNGPFGRGRYNENMEPEVPIAKWRKGSQWFEVDRDLAATIVKDTLYYPKFREICRPACFSDEHYLPTMLTIEKPMALANRSMTWTDWSRGGSHPATFGESDITENFFQKIFDGVNCTYNGRNTSMCYLFARKFAPSALEPLLHIAPKIMGF from the exons ATGCGGTCTATGGTTGTACAGTTGGAAGAAGGGAAAGAGAACGGAATCTCGGTTAGGACAGAACAGTATAAGTCATTTAGACCGCAACTGCTTCTTGTCCTAGGTCTTTTTCTTGCTGGTGTTGTTACTATCTTCATCATTAGTACAAACAAGTATACTGGACTACAAAGTGTAGTAACCACAGTCACTTCTAGCTTTGTCCCACGCCGCGAGGAGGAGCCTGACGGTTTAAGTAAATGGATACAACCTCCTGGGGTTCTGATGCATAACATGAGCGATGAAGAGCTTCTTTGGCGAGCTTCTTTCTGGCCTCGGAGAAAAGGATATCCGTTTAAAAGGGTTCCAAAGATTGCCTTTATGTTCTTGACAAGAGGCCCCTTGCCTCTTGCTTCGCTTTGGGAGAGGTTTTTGAAAGGTCACAAGGGGCTTTACTCGGTTTACATTCATCCCCATCCATCTTATACAGCCAAGTTTCCAGCTGATTCTGTTTTCTACCAGAGGCAGATACCAAGTCAG CTTGCACAATGGGGGAGAATGAACATGTGCGAGGCAGAGAGGCGGCTTCTCGCCAACGCCCTGCTAGATATCTCTAACGAATGGTTTGTTCTAGTCTCAGAGTCATGCATCCCCCTCTTCAACTTCACAACAATCTACACCTACTTAAGCCAATCAAAACACAGCTTCATGGATGCTTTCGATGACAATGGACCCTTCGGTCGAGGCCGCTACAACGAGAACATGGAACCTGAAGTTCCCATTGCCAAATGGAGAAAAGGGTCACAATGGTTTGAGGTAGACCGGGACCTGGCAGCTACCATTGTCAAAGACACATTATATTACCCGAAATTCAGAGAGATTTGTAGGCCTGCTTGCTTTTCAGACGAGCATTATTTGCCTACGATGTTGACTATTGAGAAACCAATGGCGTTGGCTAACCGGAGCATGACGTGGACCGACTGGTCTAGAGGTGGCTCTCATCCGGCTACGTTCGGGGAATCAGACATTACAGAGAACTTCTTTCAAAAGATATTTGATGGTGTGAATTGCACTTACAATGGTCGTAACACTTCTATGTGTTATCTCTTTGCGAGGAAGTTTGCTCCTAGTGCTTTGGAGCCGTTGCTTCACATTGCTCCCAAGATTATGGGGTTTTAG
- the LOC106429804 gene encoding 50S ribosomal protein L19-1, chloroplastic-like has protein sequence MQSIRSGTRLLQRNRFSISNTLRFTSSSPASLSENESRRLGGGFDYSRSTRAFDSPATYLISSLTKAVSFSSVLPRQNLTYSSRCFSTVGDSVQSAPQGFPGSAPDAPPRIKFKRLDKTAKHIMQIVDKEAVEEVRTRREIPEIRPGYIVQLKVEVPENKRRVSIVKGIVIARRNAGLNSTFRIRRLVAGVGVESMFPLYSPNLREIKVLDKKRVRRAKLYYLRDKMNALKKH, from the exons ATGCAATCGATTCGTAGCGGCACAAGGCTGCTCCAGAGGAACCGTTTCTCAATCTCCAACACTCTTCGTTTCACTTCGTCTTCTCCCGCAAGCTTGTCCGAGAATGAATCGAGGAGGCTAGGAGGAGGGTTTGATTATTCCCGTTCCACCAGAGCTTTCGATTCGCCAGCGACATATCTCATTAGCTCGTTGACAAAGGCTGTTTCTTTCTCTTCCGTACTACCT AGACAAAACTTAACGTATTCATCGAGGTGCTTTTCCACCGTTGGGGATTCTGTTCAGTCTGCTCCTCAAGGATTCCCTGGGTCAGCTCCTGATGCGCCTCCAAGAATCAAGTTCAAGCGGCTTGATAAAACCGCCAAGCATATAATGCAG ATTGTAGACAAGGAGGCAGTTGAGGAAGTGAGAACTCGTAGAGAGATACCGGAGATAAGGCCCGGTTACATTGTGCAGCTCAAAGTG GAAGTGCCTGAGAACAAGAGGCGTGTTTCAATCGTAAAAGGCATTGTGATAGCAAGGCGTAATGCTGGTCTTAACTCTACGTTTAGGATTAGAAGGCTCGTGGCTGGAGTGGGAGTCGAATCCATGTTCCCCTT GTATTCTCCAAACCTGAGGGAGATTAAGGTGTTGGACAAGAAGAGAGTAAGAAGAGCGAAACTTTATTACCTCAGAGACAAGATGAACGCTCTCAAGAAGCATTAG
- the LOC106429831 gene encoding OVARIAN TUMOR DOMAIN-containing deubiquitinating enzyme 10-like produces MSNEHKKRLESRLEWEGFIETKIKSDGNCQFSSLADQLFRCPEYHEKVRERIVKQLKTCPKIYREFVEMDSSKKRTNDLPKDYSEYVKNMSKNGVWGDNVTLQAAADTFGVKIVVITSEKEVPSMEIVPKSLTLERVVYLSHLVGVHYNSIYLKGSETDPAPMELPGKSKNKNENDKEAQGRNENDKHKHNEKKKNDRSKSKKK; encoded by the exons ATGTCTAACGAGCACAAGAAAAGACTCGAGTCAAG GTTAGAGTGGGAAGGTTTCATCGAGACGAAGATCAAAAGTGATGGAAATTGCCAG TTTAGCTCTTTAGCTGATCAGCTCTTCAGGTGCCCCGAGTATCATGAGAAAGTTCGAGAAAGAATAGTTAAACAG CTTAAAACTTGTCCAAAAATTTATAGAGAGTTTGTTGAGATGGACTCGAgtaaaaaaagaacaaacgatCTTCCCAAGGACTACTCCGAGTATGTCAAGAACATGTCCAAGAACGGCGTGTGGGGTGATAACGTTACGTTGCAGGCTGCTGCTGATACG TTTGGGGTGAAGATAGTAGTCATTACGTCAGAGAAAGAAGTACCTTCCATGGAGATTGTTCCCAAGTCTTTGACGCTTGAGAGAGTTGTTTACTTGAGCCATTTGGTTGGGGTCCATTACAACTCTATCTACCTAAAAG GTTCAGAGACGGATCCTGCTCCGATGGAGCTTCCGGGGAAGAGTAAGAATAAGAATGAGAATGACAAGGAGGCACAAGGCAGGAATGAGAATGACAAGCACAAGCAcaacgagaagaagaagaatgacaGAAGCAAAAGTAAGAAGAAATAG